In a genomic window of Thunnus thynnus chromosome 16, fThuThy2.1, whole genome shotgun sequence:
- the LOC137199486 gene encoding cocaine- and amphetamine-regulated transcript protein-like codes for MVSARALLLAATCCCAYLWLARAEDSSLETRALDFPLKTQQEKDLIDALQEVLEKLRSKEMPLEKKLGWLPSCDAGEPCAVRKGARIGTLCSCPRGTSCNFYVLKCL; via the exons ATGGTCAGCGCACGGGCTCTCCTCCTCGCGGCCACCTGCTGCTGCGCCTACCTGTGGCTCGCCCGTGCAGAGGACTCCTCGTTGGAGACGCGCGCGTTGGATTTCCCGCTTAAGACCCAACAGGAGAAAGACCTG ATTGACGCTTTGCAAGAAGTTCTGGAAAAGCTGAGGAGCAAAGAGATGCCCTTAGAGAAGAAACTGGGCTGGCTGCCGTCG TGTGACGCAGGGGAGCCATGCGCCGTGCGTAAAGGCGCTCGTATCGGCACGCTGTGCAGCTGCCCCCGGGGGACTTCCTGTAACTTTTATGTTCTAAAATGTTTGTGA
- the yju2 gene encoding splicing factor YJU2 → MSERKVLNKYYPPDFDPSKIPKLKLPKDRQYVVRLMAPFNMRCKTCGEYIYKGKKFNARKETVQNELYMGLPIFRFYIKCTRCLAEITFKTDPENTDYSMEHGATRNFQAEKLIEEEEKRIQQEREEEELNNPMKVLENRTRDSKMEMEVLENLQELKELNQRQAQVDFEGMIDKYRELEKREKEREKEEDERETKEMLDRVLVKRLRDSDSESEEESSSTQSQRSSTDKPTDILTTDKPTEAQGTSAGGVKRAKVESWERSVGTLGGGGALGSLVVRKKPAAAVNKPSPVAAPAALSSRSDSKASTAGSTNASKPVTTQNGSSSLSLLGMYSDSDSNDSE, encoded by the exons ATGTCTGAAAGAAAAGTATTGAAT AAATACTACCCTCCGGATTTTGATCCATCCAAAATCCCCAAACTTAAACTCCCCAAAGATCGACAGTATGTGGTCAGATTGATGGCTCCGTTCAACATGAG GTGTAAAACATGTGGTGAGTACATCTATAAGGGGAAGAAGTTCAATGCAAGAAAGGAGACTGTTCAGAATGAACTGTACATGGGACTGCCCATCTTCCGTTTCTACATCAAATGTACTCGGTGTCTCGCTGAGATTACGTTTAAG ACCGACCCAGAGAACACAGACTACTCCATGGAGCACGGTGCGACACGAAACTTCCAAGCAGAGAAACTTattgaggaagaagagaaaagaatccagcaggagagggaagaggaggaactGAACAACCCCATGAAG GTGTTGGAAAACCGCACACGGGATTCCAAGATGGAGATGGAGGTTTTGGAAAACCTCCAGGAGCTGAAGGAGCTGAACCAGAGACAGGCTCAGGTGGATTTCGAGGGAATGATCGACAAGTACAGAGAGCtggagaagagggagaaggaaagggagaaagaagaggatgagagagaaacaaa AGAGATGTTGGATCGTGTCCTTGTGAAAAGACTCAGAGACAGTGATTCTGAGAGcgaggaggagagcagcagtACACAGTCACAGAGGTCCAGCACAGACAAACCAACAGACATTCTCACCactgacaaacccacagaggcACAG GGAACCTCAGCTGGAGGAGTGAAGAGGGCCAAAGTGGAGAGCTGGGAGAGGAGTGTGGGGACACTGGGCGGTGGTGGGGCACTAGGATCCCTGGTCGTACGAAagaaaccagcagcagctgtaaATAAACCCAGTCCAGTGGCTGCgcctgctgctctctcctcaCGATCAG ATTCAAAGGCATCGACCGCTGGCTCCACTAATGCTTCAAAGCCTGTAACCACACAGAACGGCTCATCATCTCTCAGCCTGCTGGGGATGTATTCAGACAGCGACAGCAATGACAGCGAATGA
- the shda gene encoding src homology 2 domain containing transforming protein D, a: MAKWLKDYLNFGNRRDPPQPPRPDYSESEILRAYRAQKELDFEDPYQCSDKELHNGGFSSCSATVSLPSFPAFGSGLPNGVEVKLVSPKHRLIKVDSQEFGRCKVPLSPVTIQEEPVVPSAPAASDADTDYSDPFDARPDPRPRPNWEPKAAPTDCCSYMEPFEAQRIISEMQHRVITNRSGSGDGAQLYDNPYEERTRHHIRAAPTAQQQPQRVEGGLLLVDSRESRLPQDDERPADEYDQPWEWKKDNISKALAVQFEGAERERSRAQTEQTRLPKTGTTSTTADSTTLRLVGDTPSLLGERVDPFLPLESQVWYHGSLSRSEAETLLTLCKENSYLVRNSQSCRNDYSLSLRSCKGFMHMKFTQSADGRYVLGENSPPFSTIPEVIHYYTTHKLPIRGAEHMSLLYPVIVQTL; encoded by the exons ATGGCAAAGTGGCTGAAGGACTACCTAAACTTTGGCAACAGGCGTGACCCTCCACAGCCCCCGAGGCCAGATTACAGCGAGAGTGAAATTTTGAGGGCCTACAGAGCTCAGAAAGAGCTGGATTTTGAGGACCCGTACCAGTGCTCTGATAAGGAGCTCCACAATGGTGGTTTCAGCTCCTGTAGTGCAACAGTGAGCCTCCCCTCATTCCCTGCATTTGGTTCAGGGCTGCCTAATGGTGTGGAG GTTAAATTGGTGTCCCCCAAACACAGACTAATTAAAGTGGATTCTCAGGAGTTTGGTCGCTGTAAAGTCCCCCTTAGTCCTGTGACTATTCAAGAGGAACCT GTGGTTCCCTCTGCCCCAGCAGCGTCAGACGCTGATACAGATTACTCTGACCCATTTGATGCCCGTCCAGACCCAAGACCACGACCAAACTGGGAGCCCAAAGCTGCACCAACAGACTGCTGCAGCTACATGGAGCCATTTGAGGCTCAACGGATCATTTCAG aAATGCAACACAGAGTGATTACGAACAGGTCTGGGAGTGGAGATGGTGCCCAGTTATATGATAACCCATACGAGGAGAGGACTCGTCACCACATCCGAGCTGCTCCAACAGCACAACAGCAACCCCAGAGGGTCGAGGGTGGTCTTCTCCTGGTAGACAGCAGGGAGAGCAGGCTGCCTCAGGATGACGAGAGGCCAGCTGATGAATATGACCAGCCCTGGGAGTGGAAGAAGGACAACATCTCTAAAGCTCTAGCAG TTCAGTTTGAAGGGGCAGAAAGGGAGCGTTCACGGGCTCAGACAGAACAAACCAGGCTTCCCAAGACAGGCACTACATCTACCACAGCAGACTCGACTACACTCCGTCTGGTTGGTGACACACCTTCTCTCTTGGGAGAGAGAGTGGATCCTTTTCTGCCACTAGAGAGCCAAGT ATGGTACCATGGATCTCTGAGCCGTTCAGAGGCAGAGACTCTGCTGACTCTGTGCAAGGAGAACTCCTACCTGGTGAGGAACAGCCAGTCCTGCCGGAACGACTACTCGCTCTCACTCAG gaGTTGCAAGGGCTTCATGCATATGAAGTTCACTCAGTCTGCAGACGGGCGCTACGTGCTCGGGGAGAACAGCCCTCCCTTCTCAACCATCCCCGAGGTCATCCACTACTACACCACACACAAGCTGCCAATCAGAGGAGCTGAGCACATGTCCCTACTGTATCCCGTCATAGTGCAGACCctctga
- the spmap2 gene encoding sperm microtubule associated protein 2 isoform X2: protein MATRTQQLAQAKPNRLRYPDRRSVYWLDKLPPEKTGPTTEIELTPRWSELCRNKKFYAQVTLSPVWEVSEWALRAVPSERLCRLAQPRAPAVGWQSDRPLLFPLSRATQTAVATSRICQLAQPKRKQVLGSSGHKPKPVPMTHMACRASAHIELLATPKNDHPKFEGERSVCWPVSRASRNFIASQRLLELSGPKERKALFEGYDPYIISRAARSASPSPRIQQLCLPLPRKCSSK, encoded by the exons atggcaactcGGACACAGCAGCTTGCCCAGGCCAAACCCAACCGACTCAGATATCCAGACCG TCGTTCTGTTTACTGGCTGGATAAACTGCCACCAGAGAAGACAGGACCCACCACCGAAATTG AGTTAACCCCTCGCTGGTCAGAGCTGTGTAGAAATAAGAAGTTCTACGCTCAAGTCAC ACTGTCTCCCGTATGGGAAGTGAGTGAATGGGCTCTCAGGGCTGTTCCATCTGAACGGCTGTGTCGACTGGCTCAGCCTCGGGCACCTGCAGTTGGCTGGCAGTCAGACCGCCCGCTGCTGTTTCCA TTGAGCAGAGCGACACAGACAGCAGTTGCCACTTCACGGATTTGCCAGCTTGCCCAACCAAAGAGAAAGCAAGTTCTGGGGAGCTCTGGCCACAAACCCAAACCTGTGCCCATGACCCACATGGCCTGCAGAGCATCAGCACACATAGAGCTACTTGCCA CCCCTAAGAATGACCACCCCAAGTTCGAAGGAGAGCGCTCAGTGTGCTGGCCCGTCTCCAGAGCGTCCAGAAACTTCATTGCCAGCCAGAGACTTCTGGAGCTGTCCGGTCCCAAAGAGAGGAAGGCTTTGTTTGAGGGATATGACCCATACATCATTAGCCGAGCAGCCCGCTCTGCCAGCCCCTCACCTCGGATACAGCAGCTCTGTCTACCACTGCCCCGAAAATGTAGCTCAAAGTAG
- the spmap2 gene encoding sperm microtubule associated protein 2 isoform X1 codes for MFILLILFSSSIPLSPFFIFLFYFSYPLMPPPLRSLLCHTLPLGFISSPLLPATTWLLFHSCRLSPVWEVSEWALRAVPSERLCRLAQPRAPAVGWQSDRPLLFPLSRATQTAVATSRICQLAQPKRKQVLGSSGHKPKPVPMTHMACRASAHIELLATPKNDHPKFEGERSVCWPVSRASRNFIASQRLLELSGPKERKALFEGYDPYIISRAARSASPSPRIQQLCLPLPRKCSSK; via the exons atGTTTATCCtccttattttgttttcttcctccaTTCCTCTTTCCcctttcttcatcttcctcttttatTTCAGTTACCCTCTCATGCCCCCCCCCTTACGCTCCTTGTTATGTCACACTCTTCCTCTTGGCTtcatttcttctcctctgcttccCGCTACAACCTGGCTATTGTTTCATTCATGCAGACTGTCTCCCGTATGGGAAGTGAGTGAATGGGCTCTCAGGGCTGTTCCATCTGAACGGCTGTGTCGACTGGCTCAGCCTCGGGCACCTGCAGTTGGCTGGCAGTCAGACCGCCCGCTGCTGTTTCCA TTGAGCAGAGCGACACAGACAGCAGTTGCCACTTCACGGATTTGCCAGCTTGCCCAACCAAAGAGAAAGCAAGTTCTGGGGAGCTCTGGCCACAAACCCAAACCTGTGCCCATGACCCACATGGCCTGCAGAGCATCAGCACACATAGAGCTACTTGCCA CCCCTAAGAATGACCACCCCAAGTTCGAAGGAGAGCGCTCAGTGTGCTGGCCCGTCTCCAGAGCGTCCAGAAACTTCATTGCCAGCCAGAGACTTCTGGAGCTGTCCGGTCCCAAAGAGAGGAAGGCTTTGTTTGAGGGATATGACCCATACATCATTAGCCGAGCAGCCCGCTCTGCCAGCCCCTCACCTCGGATACAGCAGCTCTGTCTACCACTGCCCCGAAAATGTAGCTCAAAGTAG